The window GACCTTGTCCTAGACGCTCCCGATAGTTCCTTACGCATTATATTTGCTTAGACGCctaaagccggatccagacttgaatgagtatacgttgagcaaggctgaacgtgcacgaatattctgatgtggacgggtgaaacggtagccagggtcGCATGCTtttacgtcagaaagggtgagcgtgaacgcatatgctagtgtggactAAGGTGGTCCTTATTTGGCaacttccgtttttttttttggtcctACCATCCTAAAATATGAAGTttggtgagaaaatgatatgtataaagtttcaaagtgattggacaaAGGGAACCCGTGACACAATTGAATTGAAGTTTTGAAATAATAGTGATTTCTCGTGAATTTCAGACATAACTGTGTTCGGCTATTTTGAaagtatcagtgaatattttttaagaaaagtaCAGTTTAttagatgtataataataatatgtatgtataacttaaaaaaatattgacgaaatctttgaattttatgttttaaaattagcATACAACGCAGCGCATAAGCTAGAATAGGCAATCGGGGGTCTTAACTACATTATCCAACAAGTAATTCGATCTGCAATATGCACTCCGAGATCCTAATTCAGTTTTTCGTCCCAAACACGAATCCGTAAACAGAATTGCTCTATCACCCtccgttgtttaaacatacgaGTTTTTGTAAAAAGCGCAAGATTTTGGGCAAGAATGAGGTATTACGTGAAAACCAAGAATGCTAGAAAGTTCAATTTAGTCTCAAAAGATAGAGGAGAGTTTCCCGAATATATCGGTATATACAGTTATTAAATTTGATGGTTTTATATGGTTGTAAACGGCcgtcaaagtttaaaaaagtgcCGATGTAGATGATTTCTAGGCAATACTTTTGCATTTTTATGAAAAGTTATTTCTCTAGCATGAATTCGCTGCACAGTATCGGATTCTGTAGACATTTCTGAAGAAGAAACCATCCACGAAAAATGTCGGAACGGTTTTTAACTCGTCGAACTATTTGAGAAAATATCTAGCGGAAACGCGTGCACGGTGTTTTGCCGCTTGGCGGAAATGGCGGCCATTGCTCGCCTGACGTGACTCGTCAGGGCCGTGGCTACGCGCAATCGACACGGTCCCCCGTAGAGTGGTCCTTAGCTATAGGAGTCAAAcatttttggtttttttttttggtcttcGGCTACTTTCGAAAtatcagtgaatattttttaataaaagtacaatttcTTACATGTATAATAGTAACATTTGTACATTACTTCCAAAATATAGacaaaacctttaatttttatctGTTACAATTATAGAATATAATCCAGCGTGTAAGTTACTTTACGTAGGTGCGGAATGCAGATGTCACAGtctaaaatattgtttaattacTAAAATTGTATTATTCGCTGATTCCTAATAATTATGTAAGTATTTATATACACCAAAATATTCGTACAATTTAACTTAggggtataaataaaattaaaatattacatatGTGTTAATATTTATCTCTTATCAAGCTACATTTATTTACATCGGGATAAAATTGTCGATACTCTTCTAAAATTTGTAATATGTATTGTTTGCTGTCTTCatttgtagttaaaatttcattGTAGTCTGACACCAATTTTACGCCTCGCTCCGCAGTGTCGTtcacaattttcaaattctgGACTATTTCTAAATCTGCTTTATATTCTTCGTCGTTTTCACAGATCGCCGGAACTATTTGTAAAAAAGTTGTCGATATATTGAatctgttaacaaaatttttgcttTCTCCTGAAATAAATTTGTCAACGCTGGCATTAACataatttttcatgtaaacattttttataacaattttttttaaaggaattttCGTATCGGTTTCATCTAGTTTTGTAACCATACGCCTTTTTACATCGAAAGATAAATCTGCATCAAAAAAGGATAGAGCTGCACATTTTGGCGTTAAATACCATAAATGGCCACTAAATTTGTGTAATCCTATTTGGCTTATACTTTTGTCCACTGCTTGATATGCATAAAGTTGTTGCACAAATCTTAAATCCTGATGCGGAGCTTTTTCAGGTACTGGAACATTAAACCACACTTCAATGTATAAACTacttataaatatacatatatccttAATTCCTACCATCTCTTCGGGACTTAATGAAAATTCTTCgcggaataaatatatttttaatatatatatggcTTTAGCCATCCATCTGGCATGGTGGAAAGCTCCAGGAACATGAAAACGATTTCCTTTCGGACAAGTTCCACCAAGAAAAATAATCATCAATTCGAGGAATTCCACATAATCACCTCGTGGTTGCTTCTGCTGTATTGTATTGAAGCAGAAGTTCAATTTTAATTCTATGTCCTGGAGCTTTCCATTGACATAATCATCTTCTACACCTAACCGAAAATTTGATTGTTTAATTTTCGGCCAagctttttgaaactttttgaatAACGGTATTTCAGGAGCTGaagattttgatatttttactTCGAATACACTTCTTAGAACTAATTCGTAAATATGGTGACGACACGGAAAGTACAGTAAGTCCCGCCCGACCATTTGCTCTAAAATAACACAAGCACCTTTCAATCGTCCCATATTTGTAGAAGTTGTATCGCAGCAAATCGCTTGTACCGTATCTGTTAGTTGCAAATCTTCTAACATTTCGAATATTGCTAACGCTTGTTCTTTACCAGTAGATTCTACTATCGTAGAAAATC is drawn from Andrena cerasifolii isolate SP2316 chromosome 8, iyAndCera1_principal, whole genome shotgun sequence and contains these coding sequences:
- the LOC143372399 gene encoding uncharacterized protein LOC143372399; this translates as MAEVEDLSDEPEYSTFKGPSITEEPDLLNEPGPSNPKKPRGKQDVINMKLVASLDNCKVPCLSGKGRVERLPVIITYQQKGKLLGFSTIVESTGKEQALAIFEMLEDLQLTDTVQAICCDTTSTNMGRLKGACVILEQMVGRDLLYFPCRHHIYELVLRSVFEVKISKSSAPEIPLFKKFQKAWPKIKQSNFRLGVEDDYVNGKLQDIELKLNFCFNTIQQKQPRGDYVEFLELMIIFLGGTCPKGNRFHVPGAFHHARWMAKAIYILKIYLFREEFSLSPEEMVGIKDICIFISSLYIEVWFNVPVPEKAPHQDLRFVQQLYAYQAVDKSISQIGLHKFSGHLWYLTPKCAALSFFDADLSFDVKRRMVTKLDETDTKIPLKKIVIKNVYMKNYVNASVDKFISGESKNFVNRFNISTTFLQIVPAICENDEEYKADLEIVQNLKIVNDTAERGVKLVSDYNEILTTNEDSKQYILQILEEYRQFYPDVNKCSLIRDKY